The sequence CTACGGGGTGGAGCCGCGCCATCTGCGCGCGTTCCGTTCGGCGGCCGACCGGCAGTCCGACCTGATCGCTCAGATCGCCGGGCCGGTGGTCAAGGCGGGTAAGGCCGGTGCGCGCGACCGTGCCGACGACCTGGCTCGCGAGGTGGCCGCGCTCGCGATCACGTTGCACACGTCGCTGATCAAGTCGGCCGTCCGCGACGTTCTCGACAGGTGAGGATTAGACTCGTCGTAAGTGGCTTCAGCGTGCGGAGGGCAGGCACAGATGGGTGAGGTTCGGGTGGTCGGCATTCGCGTGGAGCAGCCGCAGAACCAGCCAGTTCTGCTGCTGCGCGAGTCCAACGGTGACCGGTATCTGCCGATCTGGATCGGCCAGTCGGAGGCTGCGGCGATCGCGCTCGAGCAGCAGGGCGTCGAGCCCGCTCGTCCGCTGACCCACGACCTGATCCGAGATCTCATTGCCGCGCTTGGCCATTCGCTCAAAGAAGTGCGCATCGTCGACCTCCAGGAAGGCACCTTCTACGCCGATCTCATCTTCGATCGCGACATCAAGGTGTCGGCGCGGCCGTCGGACTCGGTGGCCATCGCGCTGCGGGTCGGGGTGCCGATCTACGTCGAAGAGGCCGTGCTCGCCGAGGCCGGGCTGCTGATACCCGACGAGAACGACGACGAGGCCACCGGCGCCGTTCGCGAGGACGAGGTCGAGAAGTTCAAGGAGTTCCTGGACAGCGTGTCGCCCGACGACTTCAAGGCCACCTGAACCCCGTCCTCTCAGGCTCCTCCCGCGCGTGTGCCCAACATCACGGATGCGTCTCAACTGATCGTTCCGGCTCGACACGCGGCTCCGGTTTCCCGGAACGGGGATCGGGGCAGCCATACTTTGATGGACGCGACGAGCAGTCAGGGTTCGTCGGGGAGCGTATGCTCGACACACTCGGGCTTTGGCAAACGTGCCGCGGTGCAGGTCACAGCCGCGAGTTGGATCGGCGAGAGGATTCTCAAGTGGTAGACAAGCCACGTCAGGAGCAGCTGGATCTCACGCCGAGCGACGGCGCACCGCAACCGCCCGCCACAGCTCCCAGCGAACCGGTGCAGGCCGGACTCTTCCCCGATGACTCGGTGCCGGACGAGCTCGTCGGCTACCGCGGGCCGAGCGCCTGCCAGATCGCAGGCATCACCTATCGCCAGTTGGACTACTGGGCCAGGACCTCACTGGTCGTGCCGTCGATCCGCAGCGCTGCGGGGTCCGGCAGCCAGCGGTTGTACTCGTTCAAGGACATTCTGGTCCTCAAGATCGTCAAGCGTCTGCTCGACACCGGCATCTCACTGCACAACATCCGGGTCGCGGTCGATCACCTTCGCCAGCGCGGCGTACGCGATCTGGCCAACATCACGTTGTTCTCCGACGGCACCACCGTTTACGAGTGCACCTCGGCCGAGGAGGTCGTCGACCTGCTGCAGGGCGGTCAGGGAGTGTTCGGCATCGCGGTGTCCGGCGCGATGCGGGAGCTGACCGGGGCCATCGCCGACTTCCCTGGCGAGCGGGCCGACGGGGGCGAATCGATCAGCGCCCCCGAAGACGAGCTGGCGAACCGGCGCAAGCACCGCGACCGCAAGATCGGCTGAGCACGGCTGCGCTCCGCTCCGCTACTGGATGACGGTAGAATCGGCAGCGCATCGCCCCTGTGCGGGAGAGATCCGTTGCGGCCAGCCACGGACGCCGAAGGAGCAATACCTCTCCGTCAAACTCTCAGGCACCCGGACCGCGCAGGGCCCCGAATGCCTCTGGAGCGCCCACACGGGGTTGACGACTGAGGGAGAGGAAACCTAGCGGGTTTCCTGCTTCCGACCTCAGGAGAGAGAGATGTTCTCCCACGATCAGCCGAACTTCGCCGACCGCCACATCGGGCCGGACGCGGACGCTGTCGCCGTCATGCTCAAGACCATCGGGGTGGGTTCGCTGGACGAACTCGCCGACAAGGCACTCCCCGCGGGCATCCTCGACAGTTTGTCAGCCGACGGTGTCGCGCCGGGACTCGACCGGCTGCCGCATGCTGCGACCGAGGAGCAGGCACTGGCGGAACTGCGCGCCCTCGCCGACGCCAACACCGTCGCGGTGTCGATGATCGGACAGGGCTACTACGACACGCTCACCCCGCCGGTGTTGCGCCGCAACATCCTCGAGAACCCCGCCTGGTACACCGCGTATACGCCCTATCAGCCGGAGATCAGCCAGGGCAGGCTCGAAGCGCTGCTGAACTTCCAGACCATGGTCGCCGACCTGACGGGCCTCGAGGTGGCCAACGCGTCGATGCTCGACGAGGGCACCGCCGCCGCAGAGGCGATGACGCTGATGCACCGGGCAGTGCGCGGTACCTCGAACCGGCTGGCCGTCGATGTCGACCTGTACCGGCAGACCGCCGCCGTGCTCGCCACAAGGGCCCAGCCGCTCGGCATCGAGATCATCACCGCCGACCTGCGCCAAGGTCTGCCCGACGGCGAGTTCTTCGGCGTCATCGCCCAGCTCCCCGGCGCCGGCGGGGAAGTGGTCGACTGGACCGACCTGGTGGGTCAGGCGCACGAGCGGGGCGCGCTGGTCGCGATCGGCGCCGACCTGCTGGCGCTGACGTTGATCATCCCGCCGGGTGAGGTCGGCGCGGACGTGGCCTTCGGCAGCACCCAACGCTTCGGTGTGCCAATGGGATTCGGCGGCCCGCACGCCGGATACCTTGCCGTGCACAGCAAGCAGGCACGACAGCTGCCCGGCCGGCTGGTCGGGGTGTCGGTGGACGCCGACGGCTCACCGGCCTACCGGCTGTCTCTGCAGACCCGCGAACAACACATCCGAAGGGACAAGGCGACCAGCAACATCTGCACGGCGCAGGTGCTGCTTGCCGTGATCGCCGCGATGTATGCCAGCTATCACGGGGCCGACGGGCTGACCGGCATCGCCCGCCGCGTGCACGACCGGGCCCGCGCGCTGGCGGCCGGCCTGACCGCCGCGGGCGTCGACGTGGTGCACGACAGGTTCTTCGACACCGTGCTGGCGCGGGTGCCCGGCCGGGCGGCACAGGTCAGGGACGACGCCAAGGCACGCGGCATCAACGTGTGGGTCGTCGACGACGATCACGTCTCCGTGTCGTGTGACGAGGCGAACACGCCCGAGCATGTCGCCGGTGTGCTCGCGGCGTTCGGAGCCGCACCGGCGGCGACATCCAGCAGCGGAGCCGCACCGGCGGCGACATCCAGCAGCGGAGCCGCACCGGCAGGCCAGTTCAGCGGACCGGACATCGCGACCCGGACATCGGAGTTCCTCACCCACCCCGCGTTCACCCGGTACCGCACCGAGACCGAGATGATGCGCTACCTGCGCTCGCTGGCCGACAAGGACATCGCGTTGGACCGCAGCATGATTCCGCTCGGCTCGTGCACCATGAAGCTCAACGCCGCCGCCGAGATGGAGCCGATCACCTGGCCCGAGTTCGCCCGCCAGCATCCGTTCGCCCCCCATTCCGACGCGCCTGGGCTGCGGAAGCTGATCGCCGACCTCGAGACCTGGCTGTCGCAGCTGACCGGTTACGACGCGGTGTCGCTGCAGCCCAACGCGGGCTCGCAGGGCGAGTATGCGGGGCTGCTGGCGATCCAGGCCTACCATGCCGAGCGCGGAGAAACCGATCGCGACGTGTGTCTCATCCCGTCGAGTGCGCACGGCACCAACGCGGCGTCGGCCGCGCTGGCGGGCATGCGGGTGGTGGTGGTTGCCTGCCGGGCCAACGGCGACGTCGACCTCGACGATCTGCGCGCCAAGGTCACCGAGCACGCGGACCGGTTGTCGGCCCTGATGATCACCTATCCGTCCACCCACGGCGTCTACGAGCACGACATCGCCGAGATCTGCGCGGCGGTGCACGACGTCGGTGGTCAGGTGTACGTCGACGGCGCGAACATCAACGCGCTCGTCGGGCTCGCGCGACCGGGGAAGTTCGGCGGCGACGTCAGCCACTTGAACCTGCACAAGACGTTCTGCATCCCGCACGGCGGCGGCGGACCGGGTGTCGGACCCGTCGCCGTCCGCGCGCACCTGCAGCCCTACCTGCCCGGCCATCCCATGGCCGAGGAAATGTCCGATGATCACACGGTGTCGTCGGCGCCCTACGGGTCGGCGTCGATCCTGCCGATCACCTGGGCGTACATCCGGATGATGGGTGCCGACGGGCTGCGCGCGGCATCGCTGACCGCGATCGCGTCGGCCAACTACATCGCCCGCCGCCTCGACGAGTACTACCCGGTGCTCTACACCGGGGAGAACGGCATGGTGGCCCACGAGTGCATCCTCGACCTCCGCGGCATCACGAAGTCGACCGGCGTGACCGTTGACGATGTCGCGAAGCGGTTGGCCGACTACGGCTTTCACGCGCCGACTATGAGTTTTCCTGTGGCGGGCACCCTGATGGTGGAGCCGACCGAGAGCGAGAGCATCGAGGAGGTGGATGCGTTCTGCGAGGCGATGATCGCCATCCGCGGCGAGATCGACCAGGTCGGCTCCGGCGCCTGGCCTGCCGAGGACAACCCGCTGAGGGGCGCCCCGCACACCGCGGAAAGCCTGGTCGTCGAGGACTGGTCTCATCCCTACAGCCGCGAGCAGGCGGCATATCCGCTGGGTAAGGGGTTCCGGCCGAAGGTGTGGCCACCGGTTCGACGTATCGACGGCGCGTATGGTGACAGGAACCTGATGTGCTCATGTCCACCGGTGGAGGCGTTCGCCTGATGTCCCGCATCGCTGCCGCGGCCGTACTGCTGATCGTGGGCATGTCTGCGTCGACCCCGCTGGCGTATGCCGATCCCGCACCTCCGCCACCGCCGCCAGGTCCGAAGACCAGCTTCGGCGACGGCACCTACGCGGTGGGAACCGACATCGTGCCAGGCGTGTACCAGTCCGCCGGTCCGGTCGAGGGCGGCGTCTGTTACTGGAAGCGCTCAAACGGCGACGGGACCGTCGCCAACGCGATGACGAAGAAGCCGCAGACGGTCCAAATCGAGGCGGGCGACACGACATTCAGGTCCAGCGAATGCCAGGACTGGCAGAAGACGGATGCCGCACCTCCCGCGGCTCCGAGCCCGGTGGACGTGATCGGGCAGTTGGGCAGTCTTATCGGAGTGGGCGCTGCCCCTGGCGGCAGTTGATGACGTCGGTAGCGTGACCCCCGCGAGCGTTGTCGCGTGGCGGGACGGCGGCCGCTTCCTCGAGACGAACGCCGGCTCGATCTTCGTTCGGTCCGGCGCGGGGGACGGCCCGACCATCCTTCTGCTGCACGGTTATCCGTCCAGCTCGTTCGACTACCGGCGGGTGGTGCCGCATCTGGTGGGCCGCGCCTGGCTGACGCTGGATTTCCTCGGGTTCGGCCTGTCGGACAAACCGCGGCCGCACCGCTACCGCCTTTTCGAACAGGCTGATCTGGTGCAGCGAGTGGTCGCCGATGCGGCCGAAGGGCCCGTCGAGTTGATCGCCCACGACATGGGGACGTCGGTGGCGACGGAACTGCTCGCCAGGGACCTGACCGGAGCGCTGCCCTTCGAACTGCAACGCGCCGTGCTCACCAACGGCAGCGTGCTCCTCGAACGTGCCAGCCTGCGGCCGATCCAGAAAATTCTGCGCAGCCGACTCGGCCCCCTTGTCGCACGATTCGCCAACCGCGCGATGTTCACCCGCGGCTTCGCCCGACTGTTCTCCGACGCCCATCCGCTGACGGCGGAGGAGGCCGATGCGCAGTGGGCCCTGATGTCAGCCGACGACGGCGCCAGGATTGCGCACCTGCTGATCTCCTACCTCGACGAGCGGGTGCGGAACGCGTCGAGATGGCATGGTGCCGTGCGTGATTGGCCGAAACCGCTGAGCTTTCTGTGGGGGCTGGAGGATCCGGTCGCCACCACGGAGGTGCTCGACGGCCTCCGGCAACTGCGACCTCGCGCGGAACGTCATCGAACTCCCCGGCGTCGGCCACTACCCTCAGGTCGAGGTACCGGACGAGTTCACCGCCGGTGCGCTGCGCCTGCTCGACTCGTCGCGCTAGCCGAGGAACTTGGTGAGCGCCGACGCGAGTTCAGGCGACGCCGACGTCGACAGGTTCTGGTAGGCGCCGCCGGTAGCTTGTGCGACCGCCTCCCACGTCGGGCGGTCGGGGTCGCCGCCGAAGTCGATCACGTTGATGGCGACCGGCTTTCCCGAGTCGAAGGTGCGGCGCACATAATCCTGCAGACCGCTGCCGTCCAGGCTCTGGTCGGTGTGTGGGCCCGCGGTGATCACCAGGACCGAGTTCGGCTGTCCCTGGCGGAACTTCTCGAGCGCGTCGTCGTAGATCATCCGTAACGTCGTGAACGACACCGCACCGCCGCTGGATGCGGTCTGTTCGTCCAGCGTCGCAGCGAGTGCGGCCGAACGCGGCCTGCCGTCGACGGGGTCGGCCAGCGGACCCGTCGGCACCTCGTTGCGGCCCTCGATGCCGTCGAATGTCCACAGCCCGACCGCAGCTGCCTGCGGCATCGACTGCAGCTGGGTGTCCAGGGCCGCAATGACATTGGCGAGCCGTGACTTGCCACCCTCCTGGGCGTTCATCGACTGGTCGAGCATGATGGTGACCGCTGGATTGCCGGTCGCGACGCTGCCTGCCGGAGCCGTCAGGGCGTTGGCCAGCGTCGCGCGCATCGCCGAGTCCCCGACCGAAAGAGGAGCCGAAACCGGTGCGAAGTTGGTGACGTCGCTCTTGGGGGTGTCGCCGCCATCGGTGCGGAAGCCCACCTTCGCCAACTCGCCGAGTTGTTCGGGCTTACGCAGGAACCGGGAGAATTCGCTGGCAGCGGTGATCTGCTCCTGTGACAGCCAGGTGCCCTTCAAAAGCACGGTCGGGTAATCGGCGGTGGCGGTCGGACCCGGCGGAATCCACGACGTGACGACGTTTTTCGCGTCGGGCAGCGACGTGCCGCGCTGAAACAACCGCTGCTCGGTTGTCACGACGGCGTGCACCGGCGCCGCGGCGGGGTCTGTCGCATTGAGCAGGGCATCGAGCGCGGTGGCCGACTTGTTGTCGGCGAGCTTGGGTTGAGCCGACATCAGCGTGTTGACTGCACCCGTGCCCGCACTGGCCGGCGATCCCGCCGGGGCCGACGCCGCCGCGACCGCTTCCGCGGCGAGGTAGGACGCGTCGCTGTCGCCGCTCAGCGGAAGCGCGAGCCGAAGCGACCCCCAGCCGGGCAGATTCATGGCGTTCAGCGAGTTCGGGTTGCTCTGAAGAGCGGGCAGCGTTCCCCAATTCTGCTGTCCGAGAGCACTCTTGAGTTGCGGTCGGATCGCCAGCACGACCGGCGAGCTGACCAGCGAACGACTGTCGTCGACGGTTTCCTCGCCTGCCACCGCCTCGAGCCGAGCCTGCGAGATCGAGCTGCCGGGGATCCACAGCGCAGGGCGCTCACCGAGTTCCGCGGGCCATGTGTCGACGAAGCCGTCGATCACCTGGTCTGATTCGGCCGGTTTCACGTTGAGCGCGACGCAGCTGTCGCCGACCGGGTTCGCCGTTTCGTTGAATTTTTTGGCAAGCGTGGCGATCTCGCCGGATATCGCCGGGTCGGCGATGACGGCCACCGATTTCTCGCCGTCCACGCATCGCGCGGAAGCGATTGTCGATCGGTCCGACAGCGCGTCGCCGAAGAAGCGCCACAGGATGAACGCCGCCACCACCACGACAACGGCGACAAGGGCGCCGATGACACCCCAGCTGACACCCCTGCGGCCGGTTTGGATCGCGCGGTGGCTGCCGGTCCATTCGCCGCCCTCCCAGTCACCGGAGTGCTGGGCGCGCGGCGGCGCCTTGGGCTCCGGCGTCCGTGCGCCGTAGGCCTGTCGTTCGGCGGCGGGCCGCCGATATCCGGGCTCGTCGGATTCCTGGTCGCGATAGCCGGTCTGCAGATAATCGGGCAGGTCGGACTGATCGGAACGCTCCGGGTACTCGGACTCGTAGCCCTCGTCGTAGGTCGCTCCGTACTCGGAGTCGAACTCCTGCTCACCGGCCTGCGGGTACTCGGGTTCGGAGTAACGCGGCTGCCGGTGGGTCGGTTCGTCGTAGTCGCCCTCGTCGTAGCGCGGGGAGCCGGGCTCCGGGGGAGACTGCCGATAGGCCGGGTGGTCGTAGGGCGGCACCAACGGCTGATCGAACTGCTCGGTCGCATCGCCGGCGCCGTGCGGGGGACCGCCTGAAGACTCCTCGGGGTCGGGAATGCTGTGCCTACCCACTCGTACGCCTGCGCCCTCTCAGTCTGCGGGTCATTGCTGGCCGTTCACTGCCACGCCGAAGTCTATCCAAATCGCGAAACATGCCGGTCAGCCGGCGTTGTTGGGATTCGCGGCTTTGAACTCCCTCCTGCGCCGGTGCAGGATCGGCTCGGTGTAGCCGTTCGGCTGTTGGCCGCCTGACAGGATCAGCTCCTGGGCGGCCTGAAACGCGATGCTGGCGTCGGGGTCCGTCGCCATCGGCCGGAACTCCGGGTCCGCTTCGTTCTGCTTGTCCACCACGGCGGCCATCCTGCGCAGGCTGGCCTTGACGTCCTCTTCGGTGATGACTCCGTGGCGCAGCCAGTTGGCCAGCAGCTGGCTGGAGATGCGCAGCGTGGCGCGATCCTCCATCAGCGCGACGTCGTGGATGTCGGGCACTTTGGAACACCCCACGCCCGCGTCGATCCAGCGCACGACATAACCAAGGATGGACTGGCAGTTGTTGTCGACTTC is a genomic window of Mycobacterium sp. ITM-2016-00318 containing:
- a CDS encoding MerR family transcriptional regulator produces the protein MVDKPRQEQLDLTPSDGAPQPPATAPSEPVQAGLFPDDSVPDELVGYRGPSACQIAGITYRQLDYWARTSLVVPSIRSAAGSGSQRLYSFKDILVLKIVKRLLDTGISLHNIRVAVDHLRQRGVRDLANITLFSDGTTVYECTSAEEVVDLLQGGQGVFGIAVSGAMRELTGAIADFPGERADGGESISAPEDELANRRKHRDRKIG
- the gcvP gene encoding aminomethyl-transferring glycine dehydrogenase; the protein is MFSHDQPNFADRHIGPDADAVAVMLKTIGVGSLDELADKALPAGILDSLSADGVAPGLDRLPHAATEEQALAELRALADANTVAVSMIGQGYYDTLTPPVLRRNILENPAWYTAYTPYQPEISQGRLEALLNFQTMVADLTGLEVANASMLDEGTAAAEAMTLMHRAVRGTSNRLAVDVDLYRQTAAVLATRAQPLGIEIITADLRQGLPDGEFFGVIAQLPGAGGEVVDWTDLVGQAHERGALVAIGADLLALTLIIPPGEVGADVAFGSTQRFGVPMGFGGPHAGYLAVHSKQARQLPGRLVGVSVDADGSPAYRLSLQTREQHIRRDKATSNICTAQVLLAVIAAMYASYHGADGLTGIARRVHDRARALAAGLTAAGVDVVHDRFFDTVLARVPGRAAQVRDDAKARGINVWVVDDDHVSVSCDEANTPEHVAGVLAAFGAAPAATSSSGAAPAATSSSGAAPAGQFSGPDIATRTSEFLTHPAFTRYRTETEMMRYLRSLADKDIALDRSMIPLGSCTMKLNAAAEMEPITWPEFARQHPFAPHSDAPGLRKLIADLETWLSQLTGYDAVSLQPNAGSQGEYAGLLAIQAYHAERGETDRDVCLIPSSAHGTNAASAALAGMRVVVVACRANGDVDLDDLRAKVTEHADRLSALMITYPSTHGVYEHDIAEICAAVHDVGGQVYVDGANINALVGLARPGKFGGDVSHLNLHKTFCIPHGGGGPGVGPVAVRAHLQPYLPGHPMAEEMSDDHTVSSAPYGSASILPITWAYIRMMGADGLRAASLTAIASANYIARRLDEYYPVLYTGENGMVAHECILDLRGITKSTGVTVDDVAKRLADYGFHAPTMSFPVAGTLMVEPTESESIEEVDAFCEAMIAIRGEIDQVGSGAWPAEDNPLRGAPHTAESLVVEDWSHPYSREQAAYPLGKGFRPKVWPPVRRIDGAYGDRNLMCSCPPVEAFA
- a CDS encoding bifunctional nuclease family protein — encoded protein: MGEVRVVGIRVEQPQNQPVLLLRESNGDRYLPIWIGQSEAAAIALEQQGVEPARPLTHDLIRDLIAALGHSLKEVRIVDLQEGTFYADLIFDRDIKVSARPSDSVAIALRVGVPIYVEEAVLAEAGLLIPDENDDEATGAVREDEVEKFKEFLDSVSPDDFKAT